The DNA sequence CGGACCGGTGGGCGGGGCGCTGTTCGGCACGTGGTGGGGCCTGGTCTACTCGACGCTCGGCCTCACGATCGGGACGCTCTTCTGCTTCTGGGTGGGGCGCAAGTGGGGCGAGCCGCTCGTGCGGCCGTGGCTCAGCGAGCACAACTGGAACCGGCTGAACTTCATCCTCGAGGCCGAGGGCGCCATTCTCTGCTTCATCCTCTATCTCACGCCCGGCTTTCCCAAGGACATCATCTCGTACCTGTTCGGCATCAGCCCGATGCCGTTCTGGCTCTTCGCGCTCGTCTCCACCCTGGGCCGCCTGCCCGGCACGTGGATCTCGTCCTACTTCGGCGCCCACGTCGCCGAGCAGCAGTACGTGTACGCCGCGGTCTTCATCGCGCTGATCATGGCCACCTGCTTGCCCCTCTACTACTACCGGGATCGGATCATCAAGCGCTTCCATCGAAAGAGCGCGCCTCCGCAAAAGGTCCAGCGGAAAAGTCCTTGACG is a window from the Candidatus Methylomirabilota bacterium genome containing:
- a CDS encoding TVP38/TMEM64 family protein; the encoded protein is MTTPEPRHRPGLTPVARWALVSVFLAAALVFVVWLVVTDAPSIRLVVRLYRDKQFLKDTVASWGWLAPVVFVVIQALQVVVSPVPGEMTGPVGGALFGTWWGLVYSTLGLTIGTLFCFWVGRKWGEPLVRPWLSEHNWNRLNFILEAEGAILCFILYLTPGFPKDIISYLFGISPMPFWLFALVSTLGRLPGTWISSYFGAHVAEQQYVYAAVFIALIMATCLPLYYYRDRIIKRFHRKSAPPQKVQRKSP